One window of Bacillus sp. FJAT-45350 genomic DNA carries:
- a CDS encoding copper amine oxidase N-terminal domain-containing protein produces MKKLIIGLLVVLMMFPMSYSVGAYMPITVYVGDKKLNFNNDPIVRNGVTLVEFRTIFESLGMSVNWDKKSSTVTGKSGNTTIRFTVGSQYAFVNSNPVRLDVPSRIMNGRTLVPLRFVGETVGKQVTWDGTTRTIFILDRGYEYHNNVNNDLLTIEQLRGSTFELRNKELERVGNAVWRQLVLERGKVDGLAIRNFEQYFNTFFINDQEKKVELRNSDENGVFRNLQVKVNPNPNARNYIHVVDENTFEYHLLWTYEGNLVSNDRLLKGQHSFKVTFQRDDGRYKVQSYTPLG; encoded by the coding sequence ATGAAAAAGCTCATTATCGGGTTACTCGTAGTACTTATGATGTTCCCTATGTCTTATTCTGTTGGAGCTTATATGCCGATAACAGTGTATGTAGGTGATAAGAAGCTTAATTTCAATAACGACCCTATCGTTAGAAATGGTGTAACATTAGTTGAGTTTCGAACGATATTTGAAAGTCTTGGAATGTCAGTCAATTGGGACAAAAAAAGTTCAACTGTTACTGGAAAAAGTGGGAACACGACAATAAGGTTTACAGTTGGTAGTCAATATGCATTTGTCAATTCTAACCCAGTGAGGTTAGACGTACCCTCAAGAATAATGAATGGAAGAACGCTTGTACCTCTACGATTTGTTGGAGAAACGGTAGGTAAGCAAGTAACATGGGATGGAACAACAAGAACGATCTTTATTTTAGACCGTGGTTATGAATATCATAATAATGTAAATAATGATTTACTTACGATCGAGCAATTGAGAGGAAGTACATTTGAATTAAGAAACAAAGAGTTGGAAAGAGTCGGAAATGCTGTATGGAGACAGCTTGTACTAGAAAGAGGAAAAGTAGACGGATTGGCGATTAGGAACTTTGAACAGTATTTTAACACGTTCTTTATAAACGACCAAGAAAAAAAGGTAGAGTTAAGAAATAGCGATGAGAATGGTGTTTTTAGAAATTTACAAGTGAAAGTAAATCCAAATCCAAATGCAAGAAACTACATTCATGTTGTTGACGAAAACACGTTTGAATATCACTTACTTTGGACGTACGAAGGTAATTTAGTTAGTAATGATAGGCTTCTAAAAGGACAGCATTCATTTAAAGTCACCTTCCAAAGAGATGATGGTAGATATAAAGTTCAATCTTATACTCCGTTAGGATAA
- a CDS encoding DUF1328 domain-containing protein, which produces MLGWALAFFIIAVIAAFFGFIGIAGAAIEIAKIIFYIFLVLFVISLLFGLFRGS; this is translated from the coding sequence ATGTTAGGCTGGGCACTCGCCTTCTTTATTATTGCGGTTATTGCTGCATTCTTTGGCTTTATTGGTATTGCAGGAGCAGCTATTGAAATTGCGAAAATCATCTTTTATATATTCCTTGTACTTTTTGTGATTTCATTACTATTTGGACTGTTTAGAGGATCTTAA